One region of Marispirochaeta aestuarii genomic DNA includes:
- a CDS encoding DUF1538 domain-containing protein, with protein sequence MRRSSSLHIPVRSALHLTGVYIRGLLGAQVKSVVFIILYLIIFQRFILGIPLSGISWIAFGITMVILGLTLFLEGIRFGLMPLGEQVGVTLPARYRSIFVIIVFGFLVGFGSTLAEPAIAALREIGSTVPAWKSPLLYLLLQRYTSLLIWAIGIGVGIAVILGLLRFHYGFSIKFLIITVIPLLLAVTILAYIDDKLRSIVGLAWDSGAVTTGAVTVPLVLAIGIGVSRASGRNEGGRGGFGIIMLASALPIVCVLVLGIVLRENAPDPRTEHAFFLQEHREQALQLFDSEKSLQRYAFRIAGEEGRRAFFTESDDYRTALRSLVLNEGFRRDILGDLSFSEWLRTRSSESEREYLAGFFHQEPGEKRESGGFSSIISQKMADASRAIIPLTGLLLIVLIMFLRERPRYRDEVSLGIILAILGMTCLTAGISVGLTPLGEAVGEGLPRSFQAREQVTDRIVIEEFDTSIVIRSIHPDGKKTAYFYLERDGRLERIQYFSERYNPENRQYEHIIYRKPLFKAELSFLGIALVCVFAFGLGYGSSLAEPALHALGKTVEEMTIGRVREFMLVRVVAIGVGFGIMMGIMRIIFSIPTIWLLLPPYLLLLPMSIIGDEDFVGIAWDSGGVTTGPVTVPLVLAMGMGIGAELHATDSFGVLALGSVYPIFTVLVYGLWVRISQRRSMVEKREELSNG encoded by the coding sequence ATGCGTCGCTCTTCCAGCCTTCATATACCGGTACGCTCTGCTCTTCATCTGACAGGAGTATATATAAGAGGTCTTCTGGGGGCGCAGGTAAAATCAGTAGTTTTTATCATCCTGTATTTGATTATATTCCAGCGATTTATATTGGGTATACCATTAAGCGGCATCTCATGGATTGCCTTTGGCATTACCATGGTAATTCTGGGTCTTACCTTGTTTCTTGAAGGAATAAGATTCGGTCTGATGCCGTTGGGGGAGCAGGTCGGGGTAACTCTGCCTGCCAGGTACAGGAGTATTTTCGTAATAATTGTATTCGGTTTTCTTGTCGGTTTTGGCTCAACCCTTGCCGAGCCTGCAATAGCGGCATTGAGAGAAATCGGAAGTACCGTACCTGCCTGGAAATCTCCTTTATTATATCTGCTGCTCCAAAGATATACATCCCTGCTTATTTGGGCCATCGGGATAGGAGTCGGAATTGCGGTAATTCTTGGTCTTTTGCGTTTTCATTATGGGTTCTCCATTAAGTTCCTGATAATCACCGTAATCCCCCTCCTGCTGGCAGTGACCATCCTGGCCTATATTGATGATAAACTCCGGAGTATAGTCGGATTAGCCTGGGATTCCGGTGCTGTCACAACAGGTGCAGTTACCGTTCCTCTTGTACTCGCCATCGGTATTGGTGTATCAAGAGCCTCCGGACGAAACGAAGGCGGGCGCGGTGGTTTTGGAATTATCATGCTTGCTTCTGCACTGCCGATAGTATGCGTCCTTGTTTTGGGTATTGTCCTGCGGGAGAACGCACCGGATCCCCGCACGGAGCATGCTTTTTTCCTGCAGGAACACAGGGAACAGGCTTTACAGCTTTTTGATAGTGAAAAATCTCTACAGCGGTATGCATTCCGGATAGCCGGAGAAGAGGGACGCAGGGCATTTTTCACGGAATCCGATGATTATCGGACCGCCTTGCGGTCCCTCGTGCTGAATGAAGGTTTCAGGCGCGATATTCTTGGAGATTTGAGTTTTTCCGAGTGGCTTCGTACGCGTTCTTCAGAAAGTGAACGGGAGTACCTTGCAGGTTTCTTCCATCAGGAGCCTGGGGAAAAGCGGGAGTCCGGGGGATTCAGCAGTATTATTTCTCAGAAAATGGCGGATGCATCCAGGGCAATAATCCCGCTTACTGGTTTGCTGCTTATAGTGCTGATTATGTTTCTCCGCGAAAGACCCCGATACCGCGACGAGGTGAGTTTGGGGATTATTCTGGCGATTCTCGGAATGACCTGCCTGACAGCCGGGATAAGTGTTGGATTGACTCCCCTTGGCGAAGCTGTTGGCGAGGGGCTGCCTCGTTCCTTTCAAGCCAGGGAACAGGTGACAGACCGGATTGTGATAGAAGAGTTCGATACAAGTATAGTTATAAGAAGTATACATCCGGATGGAAAGAAGACTGCGTATTTTTATCTTGAGCGTGATGGTCGTCTTGAAAGGATACAGTATTTTTCGGAGCGATATAATCCGGAAAATCGGCAGTATGAACACATTATTTATCGTAAACCGCTGTTCAAGGCTGAACTTTCATTTCTGGGAATTGCTCTTGTTTGTGTCTTCGCTTTCGGGCTTGGTTATGGTTCTTCATTGGCCGAACCGGCATTGCATGCCCTGGGGAAGACGGTGGAAGAAATGACCATCGGCAGAGTCAGGGAATTCATGCTGGTACGGGTTGTTGCCATTGGTGTCGGTTTTGGAATCATGATGGGGATAATGCGTATTATATTTTCCATTCCCACGATCTGGCTTCTTCTGCCGCCCTACTTGCTTTTGTTACCCATGAGCATTATTGGGGATGAAGATTTTGTTGGAATAGCATGGGACAGCGGAGGAGTAACAACTGGACCAGTTACCGTACCCCTTGTATTGGCCATGGGCATGGGGATTGGTGCTGAGCTTCATGCCACCGACAGCTTCGGGGTATTGGCACTGGGGTCTGTGTATCCGATCTTTACGGTTCTTGTATATGGGTTGTGGGTGCGGATTAGTCAGCGTCGATCGATGGTGGAAAAAAGGGAAGAGTTGAGTAATGGATGA
- a CDS encoding UxaA family hydrolase, which translates to MDFSTGQCILLHDKDNTLTALLSLAAGQEIALKTVQGMLKLTLRDEIPYAHKFARRDIEAGEDIMKYGEVIGSATAFIPAGAHVHVHNVKGKRA; encoded by the coding sequence ATGGATTTTTCTACAGGACAATGTATCCTTCTGCACGATAAAGACAATACACTGACCGCTCTGCTTTCCCTCGCTGCCGGACAGGAGATAGCTCTTAAGACCGTTCAGGGAATGCTAAAGCTGACGCTGCGGGACGAGATCCCTTACGCGCACAAGTTCGCCCGCCGTGATATTGAGGCCGGAGAAGATATCATGAAATACGGTGAGGTAATCGGATCTGCAACTGCCTTTATTCCGGCCGGGGCCCATGTACATGTACATAACGTCAAGGGGAAAAGGGCATGA
- a CDS encoding UxaA family hydrolase: MSFSDAQFLGYHRPDGQVGVRNYLGVLSTVTCANQAAENIAGHVRGTAVFTHQQGCGLLQEDLDLTRRTLINLGRNPNLGAVLVVSLGCEGVDAEKIVEGIASSGKPVELVRIQRDGGYFAAISEGGLKAQKLASEISMQVRKEASIQNLRIGVKCGASDPTSGLASNPAVGQALDQLIAAGGSAVFGETTELIGAEHLVAGRCETDELSDRLLGMVRRLEARVIQHGSDMRGGNPSAGNIAAGLTTIEEKSLGAVVKSGTAQIHGVFDYGECPPSEGGLYFIDSPGREPELLAGLGAAGCQIILFSTGIGAPQGFPFIPVIKVSGNRNTVKALVDFIDLDVSQVLLKGESLESAGSRVLQYSLRTADGHTTKAETIGYNGSTAIYQRGPIV; the protein is encoded by the coding sequence ATGAGCTTTTCAGATGCGCAATTTCTTGGATATCACCGTCCGGATGGACAGGTGGGGGTAAGAAATTACCTGGGAGTTCTTTCCACGGTTACCTGCGCCAACCAGGCTGCGGAGAATATTGCCGGGCACGTAAGGGGCACGGCCGTTTTTACCCATCAGCAGGGCTGCGGACTCCTGCAGGAAGACCTCGATCTTACCCGGCGAACCCTTATTAACCTGGGACGAAATCCCAACCTGGGGGCTGTTCTGGTTGTCAGCCTGGGCTGCGAAGGGGTTGATGCCGAAAAGATCGTGGAAGGCATCGCTTCTTCCGGAAAGCCCGTGGAGCTGGTCAGAATCCAGCGGGACGGGGGCTACTTCGCCGCCATCAGCGAAGGGGGACTGAAGGCGCAGAAACTCGCATCGGAGATCAGTATGCAGGTCCGTAAAGAGGCCTCCATACAGAACCTGCGTATCGGCGTCAAGTGCGGTGCATCGGACCCCACCTCCGGTCTCGCCTCGAATCCTGCGGTGGGTCAGGCCCTGGACCAGCTGATCGCCGCCGGAGGTTCAGCTGTATTCGGCGAGACAACGGAGCTGATCGGGGCGGAGCATCTCGTGGCCGGACGCTGCGAAACCGACGAACTCTCGGACAGGCTCCTTGGCATGGTACGCAGGCTCGAAGCCCGGGTAATCCAGCACGGAAGCGATATGCGGGGCGGAAATCCCTCTGCCGGAAATATCGCAGCGGGACTGACAACCATCGAAGAAAAGTCCCTGGGAGCTGTTGTAAAGTCCGGCACTGCACAGATTCACGGGGTTTTTGATTACGGGGAGTGTCCGCCCAGTGAAGGAGGCCTCTACTTTATTGATTCCCCCGGAAGGGAGCCGGAACTCCTGGCCGGACTCGGTGCCGCCGGGTGTCAGATTATACTCTTTTCCACCGGTATCGGCGCACCCCAGGGGTTCCCGTTTATTCCGGTTATCAAGGTTTCCGGAAACAGAAATACGGTAAAGGCCCTGGTGGATTTTATCGACCTTGATGTATCCCAGGTCCTGTTAAAAGGAGAGTCTCTGGAGAGTGCCGGCAGTCGGGTGCTGCAATATTCCCTTCGGACCGCCGACGGGCACACCACAAAGGCGGAGACCATCGGCTACAACGGGTCGACCGCGATCTATCAGCGGGGGCCCATCGTCTGA
- a CDS encoding SpoIID/LytB domain-containing protein — MAGILLVLFLGTGLAGNPAKEIMTEAAPSFEDAVSLYYDGDFEESLEAFQSRVDHDAADTRSRLQLSRLLREAGYLREAREHLVILNADPENGRYSLELLKTEVLAGLLPGPVFAGPDGSSAEELFWYGLAVYRKGETAKAGELLNESLRRESYNPGAHYFLGILALGQGNYDSAADHLRLALKQEPNLTRALLPMARTEIARGNLDAAYSYLQRALAVYPGNREAARELRNITERYPDLKEKRDREAGERRVAVKAPKKEQFPEDRETIPAIRIGLAEDTDILHLKTGEAFSLWSADILYQGEQGEILTISHAPDRIIVSRSGGDSIMETAAPVVLNYDSPGATTALFDMEYGSGYYFAGSEDRFYRGQMEFLPKPGGITVINQVNLEEYLYSVVPSEIPAYWPEEALKAQAIAARSYTLANMGRFSSRGFDLMGSVRSASYRGAGNEAERTSAAVDASRGKVLIYDNRPLDAVYSANSGGHTESGESVWRYPSPLQAVNDPAIPERISFLPPEELARWLTDRPPGFSSAPGLHSPSAYRWRSWISAEEIAARLRARGTEVGEIISLTSRGRGISGRVEKILVRGTGGSTEIQGDAIRSVLGSLRSNLFVSEPVLGYGDLPESFVFTGGGWGHGVGMDQSGAAGMAAEGWTWEEILAHYYPGTTIKNIYTVKGEQNQTMGPR, encoded by the coding sequence ATGGCAGGCATTTTACTGGTACTTTTTCTTGGAACCGGTCTTGCCGGCAATCCGGCGAAGGAAATCATGACCGAGGCAGCTCCGTCCTTCGAAGACGCGGTATCCCTCTATTACGACGGGGACTTCGAAGAGTCCCTGGAGGCTTTTCAGAGCCGGGTAGACCATGACGCCGCAGATACCCGTTCCCGGCTGCAGCTCTCCCGCCTTCTGCGGGAAGCCGGATACCTGCGGGAGGCCCGTGAGCACCTCGTCATCCTTAATGCCGACCCGGAAAACGGCCGGTACTCCCTGGAACTGCTGAAAACCGAAGTGCTTGCCGGCCTTCTCCCGGGACCTGTTTTCGCAGGTCCGGATGGCTCCTCCGCGGAGGAGCTCTTCTGGTACGGACTCGCCGTTTACAGAAAGGGAGAAACAGCAAAGGCCGGAGAGCTTCTGAATGAATCCCTTCGCAGGGAGAGCTACAATCCCGGGGCTCACTATTTTCTCGGCATCCTTGCGCTGGGACAGGGGAATTACGATTCCGCCGCGGACCATCTGCGCCTGGCTCTTAAACAGGAACCCAATCTTACCCGTGCTCTTCTTCCCATGGCAAGAACGGAGATCGCCCGGGGAAATCTGGATGCTGCCTACAGCTATCTGCAGCGTGCCCTTGCCGTATACCCCGGCAACAGGGAGGCGGCACGGGAGTTGCGTAACATCACCGAGAGATATCCGGATCTGAAGGAAAAGAGGGATCGTGAGGCCGGGGAACGGCGTGTAGCGGTAAAGGCCCCGAAAAAAGAACAGTTCCCGGAGGACAGGGAAACCATTCCGGCAATACGGATAGGGCTGGCGGAGGATACGGATATCCTGCACCTGAAAACAGGAGAAGCCTTTTCCCTGTGGAGTGCCGATATTCTCTATCAGGGAGAGCAAGGGGAGATCCTTACCATCAGTCATGCTCCGGACCGGATAATCGTGAGCCGCAGCGGCGGCGACAGTATCATGGAGACCGCGGCACCTGTGGTCCTTAACTACGACTCCCCCGGGGCGACCACGGCGCTCTTCGATATGGAGTACGGCAGCGGGTACTATTTTGCAGGCTCCGAGGACCGGTTCTACCGGGGGCAGATGGAGTTTCTGCCCAAACCCGGCGGGATTACCGTAATAAACCAGGTTAATCTGGAGGAGTATCTCTACTCGGTGGTACCGTCGGAAATTCCCGCCTACTGGCCGGAAGAGGCACTGAAAGCCCAGGCCATTGCAGCCCGCAGTTACACTCTGGCTAACATGGGACGCTTCTCCTCCCGGGGATTCGATCTGATGGGTTCCGTCCGCTCCGCCTCCTACAGAGGAGCCGGCAACGAGGCGGAGCGAACCAGCGCCGCCGTTGATGCAAGCCGGGGAAAGGTCCTTATCTACGATAACAGGCCCCTGGACGCCGTCTACTCCGCCAACAGCGGCGGACACACCGAGAGCGGCGAGAGCGTCTGGAGATACCCCTCCCCGCTGCAGGCAGTCAACGATCCGGCCATCCCGGAGAGAATATCTTTCCTGCCGCCGGAGGAACTGGCCCGGTGGCTGACGGATCGTCCGCCAGGTTTCAGCTCCGCTCCGGGCCTTCATTCACCCTCGGCCTACCGCTGGCGCAGCTGGATCTCCGCAGAGGAAATCGCCGCCAGATTACGTGCCAGGGGCACTGAAGTTGGCGAAATCATCTCCCTGACCAGTCGGGGCCGGGGCATAAGCGGCAGGGTGGAGAAGATCCTCGTCCGGGGTACCGGCGGCAGTACCGAAATACAGGGGGACGCAATCCGATCGGTCCTGGGAAGCCTGAGGAGCAACCTGTTTGTATCGGAACCGGTGCTCGGGTATGGGGATTTACCGGAGTCTTTCGTCTTTACCGGCGGCGGCTGGGGACACGGTGTAGGAATGGATCAGAGCGGGGCCGCCGGCATGGCAGCCGAGGGGTGGACCTGGGAGGAGATATTGGCACACTACTATCCGGGTACAACAATAAAGAATATATACACCGTAAAGGGTGAACAGAATCAGACGATGGGCCCCCGCTGA
- the aroQ gene encoding type II 3-dehydroquinate dehydratase, with protein MAKRIAVINGPNLNMLGQRETDVYGMQDLETINAGLKTRAHNAGADIEFFQSNGEGELVTFIQQCRKRIDGIVLNAGAYTHYSVALRDAISAAEVPVVEVHLSNVYKREAFRYSSVLAPVCVGVISGFGADSYRLALEALLR; from the coding sequence GTGGCAAAAAGAATCGCGGTAATAAATGGACCCAATCTTAACATGCTGGGGCAGCGTGAGACCGATGTATACGGCATGCAGGACCTGGAGACCATAAACGCTGGACTTAAAACACGAGCACATAACGCAGGAGCCGATATCGAGTTCTTTCAATCCAACGGAGAAGGTGAGCTTGTAACCTTCATTCAGCAGTGCAGAAAACGGATTGATGGAATTGTACTGAATGCAGGGGCTTATACACACTATTCTGTCGCCCTGAGGGACGCAATCTCAGCAGCCGAGGTTCCTGTTGTGGAAGTACACCTTTCCAATGTCTACAAAAGGGAAGCTTTCCGCTACAGCTCCGTGCTCGCTCCGGTTTGTGTGGGAGTTATAAGCGGCTTCGGTGCCGACAGTTACCGTCTTGCCCTGGAGGCCCTACTGAGGTAA
- a CDS encoding Sec-independent protein translocase subunit TatA/TatB, whose product MLGSTEILVIGGVVVLLFGASAIPKFARSLGKAKKEFRDGMSEGEAEARNEQEEKKD is encoded by the coding sequence ATGCTTGGTTCAACAGAAATTCTGGTAATTGGCGGTGTGGTGGTGCTTCTTTTCGGAGCGTCTGCAATACCCAAATTCGCACGATCTTTGGGAAAGGCGAAAAAAGAGTTCCGTGACGGCATGTCTGAAGGTGAAGCAGAGGCCAGGAACGAACAGGAAGAAAAAAAGGATTAG
- the tatC gene encoding twin-arginine translocase subunit TatC produces MPDEKEKLSREEEQLLQLSVRQHLRELRSVILISAAALALFSIVSFYFFDPIVNFLYAPFLAIEGLNTEDTLFVNFLFEGFLTKLKVSILSGFTLSIPVMLFMIVRFVLPALRKKEKRVLFLAIFTGTLLVGVGFYYGYYTILPLTIKFFTNRGFLPENVGLMLNYQRNILYIFRFILIIMVSFQFPILLEALMILNVLERKTLFKASRFVIVLVFILAAFITPPDFISQCIIAAPLILLYFLAIFVAKIFRFGEGER; encoded by the coding sequence ATGCCTGACGAAAAAGAGAAACTCAGCAGGGAAGAGGAGCAGCTGCTGCAGCTGTCGGTACGCCAGCACCTGCGGGAACTGCGTTCGGTCATTCTGATCTCCGCCGCCGCCCTGGCGCTGTTCAGCATTGTCAGCTTCTACTTCTTCGACCCCATTGTGAACTTCCTCTATGCGCCCTTTCTGGCCATCGAAGGTCTGAATACGGAGGACACCCTTTTTGTAAACTTCCTTTTTGAAGGATTCCTTACCAAACTGAAGGTCTCAATCCTCTCCGGCTTTACCCTGTCCATCCCGGTCATGCTCTTCATGATTGTCCGTTTCGTTCTTCCGGCCTTACGAAAGAAGGAAAAAAGGGTGCTCTTCCTCGCCATCTTTACCGGAACCCTCCTGGTGGGTGTGGGTTTCTATTACGGATACTACACAATACTTCCGCTTACGATAAAGTTTTTTACAAACCGCGGGTTTCTGCCGGAAAACGTCGGTCTCATGCTCAACTATCAGCGGAACATCCTCTATATCTTCCGCTTTATTCTGATAATCATGGTAAGTTTCCAGTTCCCGATCCTGCTGGAAGCCCTCATGATACTCAATGTCCTCGAGAGAAAAACGCTATTCAAGGCAAGCCGTTTTGTAATCGTGCTCGTGTTTATTCTGGCGGCCTTTATTACCCCTCCGGATTTCATCTCCCAGTGCATCATCGCCGCCCCCTTGATTTTGCTCTACTTTCTGGCCATCTTTGTAGCAAAGATATTCCGCTTCGGGGAGGGAGAACGCTAA
- a CDS encoding formate dehydrogenase accessory sulfurtransferase FdhD codes for MISLEETKPLVAESEVFLFTGDELLHRFHCTPEALRELTVGHLYCNGLIRSAAELSQYETDSTHPDTITIHISINREDSTPMPPVQDLKVPELTDLQALMQHFFDCAEKYKAHGGIHCSALFDGKSFVAQYEDVGRHNAFDKVTGKALLTGLNPANLIYFTSGRVNSEIAEKAGRCGFPLIVSRSIATTRACGIARKQGVGIIGRISSDRPLLFNKGRAYA; via the coding sequence ATGATTTCCCTGGAAGAGACAAAACCCCTGGTTGCCGAATCTGAAGTCTTTCTTTTCACCGGAGACGAACTGCTGCATCGCTTTCACTGTACCCCCGAGGCCCTCAGGGAGCTGACTGTCGGACATCTGTACTGTAATGGTCTGATCCGCAGTGCGGCAGAACTGTCGCAGTATGAGACCGATTCCACTCATCCGGACACTATCACCATCCACATCAGCATCAACAGGGAGGACTCCACCCCTATGCCGCCGGTGCAGGATCTGAAAGTACCTGAGCTTACCGACCTGCAGGCCCTTATGCAGCACTTCTTCGACTGTGCCGAGAAGTACAAGGCCCATGGCGGCATTCACTGCAGCGCCCTTTTCGACGGCAAAAGCTTTGTCGCCCAGTACGAAGACGTGGGACGGCACAATGCCTTCGACAAGGTTACAGGAAAAGCCCTTTTGACCGGCCTGAACCCGGCAAACCTGATCTACTTTACCTCCGGCCGCGTCAACTCCGAGATCGCGGAAAAGGCAGGACGCTGTGGATTTCCCCTTATCGTTTCCCGGAGTATTGCCACGACCCGGGCCTGCGGGATAGCCCGGAAGCAGGGGGTCGGAATAATCGGGCGTATCTCCTCCGACCGGCCCCTGCTCTTCAATAAAGGACGGGCCTATGCCTGA
- a CDS encoding aldehyde ferredoxin oxidoreductase, with product MALKGGWAGTILRVDLSTEQITRESTEKYSRYIGGMGIGYKVMWDEVPQGTHPFAEENRIIFGVGPLTGTGAMCSGRTNITSLLPSNPFHGVSDSHMGGHFAVEMKYAGYDAVIIQGKAKRPVWLRIVDQDVTLEDASVFWGDGTFNTIAGITAIMGKSSQVAAIGQAGEHQVNLSVIRTGASHSAGGHGGVMGSKNLKAIGVMGTGSVKIAGDRNAWHKLNKDTFAIVGANNQHVVPSTPQAWAEYHDPSSRWTSQKGLFWGAAPYPIETGEVRPEEVNKIGYRTMKAIKDLGPAGEKYTVRMGGCASCPVRCHSHLHVPELEAYGVSPNVANTCMGFFSPNGVMKGYKVAGKTNDEANVIGRSMGAQIADDYGVWCNYGQLGRDFFWAIDHGYLEKVLPRDEYNSLPLDKIEKGDISFFQDFYRRIAFKEGELATLGEGAWYVAKKWGFGEDYWSYKGNKLWTKLGYPVHHSNESDGVVGGVISSMFNRDAQCHTHQNFLFSGLPTNILKEVAAEHWGAEAIDEVANYTPANQAKAKFTKWSIVRNVLHDSLTLCNWMWPMTVSPLKDRNYRGDTGLEAKFFSMATGFKVSEAELDESAERIFTLHRALTAKQMKSSNLRRDHDQLTGWQFDMDPDKEPFTKGTIKLDRDDYDTALTLFYREMGWDEETGIPTRAQLTRLNLEDVADELERLGLLTA from the coding sequence ATGGCATTAAAAGGCGGTTGGGCAGGAACCATTCTTCGAGTGGATCTGAGCACTGAACAGATAACAAGAGAATCAACGGAAAAATATTCCCGCTACATAGGCGGTATGGGAATCGGCTACAAGGTAATGTGGGACGAGGTTCCCCAGGGGACCCATCCCTTCGCTGAGGAGAACAGGATAATATTCGGCGTCGGTCCCCTTACGGGAACAGGAGCCATGTGTTCCGGACGGACCAATATTACCAGCCTTCTTCCCTCCAATCCCTTCCACGGGGTTTCCGACAGTCACATGGGCGGCCACTTTGCGGTGGAGATGAAGTACGCGGGTTATGACGCTGTCATTATCCAGGGAAAAGCAAAACGGCCGGTATGGCTCAGGATAGTCGACCAGGACGTCACCCTGGAAGACGCCTCAGTTTTCTGGGGAGACGGGACTTTCAACACGATTGCAGGAATTACCGCCATCATGGGAAAAAGCTCCCAGGTTGCGGCCATCGGTCAGGCCGGTGAACACCAGGTCAACCTTTCGGTTATCCGGACCGGCGCCAGCCACTCCGCAGGCGGACACGGCGGTGTAATGGGCTCCAAGAACCTCAAGGCCATCGGCGTCATGGGAACCGGTTCGGTAAAGATCGCAGGAGACCGGAATGCCTGGCACAAGCTGAACAAGGATACCTTTGCCATCGTGGGGGCCAACAACCAGCACGTTGTTCCCTCGACTCCCCAGGCCTGGGCCGAGTACCATGATCCCTCCAGCCGCTGGACTTCCCAGAAGGGGCTTTTCTGGGGTGCAGCCCCCTATCCCATCGAAACGGGAGAAGTCCGGCCGGAGGAAGTCAACAAGATCGGCTACCGTACCATGAAAGCCATCAAGGACCTTGGTCCCGCGGGCGAAAAATACACCGTCCGTATGGGCGGATGCGCGTCCTGCCCTGTCCGCTGTCACAGTCACCTTCATGTTCCCGAACTGGAGGCCTACGGCGTCAGCCCGAATGTGGCCAATACCTGCATGGGGTTTTTCTCTCCCAACGGCGTAATGAAAGGCTACAAGGTTGCGGGCAAAACCAATGACGAGGCCAATGTTATCGGACGTTCCATGGGAGCGCAGATCGCCGACGACTACGGCGTCTGGTGCAACTACGGGCAGCTGGGGCGTGACTTCTTCTGGGCCATCGATCACGGCTATCTGGAAAAGGTCCTTCCCCGGGATGAGTACAACTCCCTGCCCCTGGACAAGATCGAAAAGGGAGATATCAGCTTTTTCCAGGATTTTTACCGACGCATCGCCTTCAAGGAAGGAGAGCTGGCGACCCTCGGCGAAGGAGCCTGGTACGTTGCAAAAAAATGGGGCTTCGGCGAGGACTACTGGAGCTACAAGGGAAACAAACTCTGGACAAAACTCGGCTATCCCGTTCACCACAGCAATGAATCCGACGGAGTGGTTGGAGGAGTTATATCCTCCATGTTCAACCGGGACGCCCAGTGCCATACCCACCAGAACTTCCTGTTCAGCGGACTTCCCACGAACATCCTGAAGGAGGTAGCTGCCGAACACTGGGGAGCCGAAGCAATCGACGAAGTGGCCAACTACACACCGGCCAACCAGGCAAAGGCGAAATTCACAAAGTGGAGTATCGTCCGTAACGTACTGCACGACTCCCTTACCCTCTGCAACTGGATGTGGCCCATGACTGTATCTCCCCTCAAGGATCGTAACTATAGAGGAGACACCGGCCTGGAGGCAAAATTCTTCTCCATGGCAACAGGATTCAAGGTCAGCGAGGCGGAGCTCGATGAATCCGCGGAGAGAATCTTTACCCTGCACAGGGCATTGACGGCCAAGCAGATGAAGTCCTCCAACCTCAGGCGGGATCATGATCAGCTTACAGGCTGGCAGTTCGATATGGACCCGGACAAGGAACCTTTTACCAAGGGAACCATCAAGCTGGACAGGGATGACTACGACACAGCCCTTACCCTCTTCTACCGCGAGATGGGATGGGACGAAGAGACGGGAATCCCCACCAGGGCACAGCTCACCAGGCTCAACCTGGAGGATGTGGCTGATGAGCTTGAACGGCTGGGACTTTTAACCGCATAA
- a CDS encoding 4Fe-4S dicluster domain-containing protein, translating to MSETQSQLLNQKITRRDFLKYTGISAIGATTMSWLLPGCTSKDIKVFETADGMIIHESARCTGCLVCEATCSVGNDGKASQVTARIKVSQNFAYGPKGVRGDWVNGPGEMGNFTLVADTCRQCEQPACALACPENAIFEHEGTGAREVDPEKCVGCGTCVRACPWGIPTLDPETNVSTKCILCHGYTACVKDCPTGALQYVSWEDAIQKYKEHFQV from the coding sequence GTGTCCGAAACTCAATCACAACTGCTGAACCAGAAAATTACCCGCAGAGATTTTCTCAAGTACACAGGAATCAGCGCCATCGGGGCTACGACCATGTCCTGGCTGCTGCCGGGCTGTACGTCCAAGGACATCAAAGTCTTTGAAACCGCCGATGGAATGATTATCCACGAATCAGCCCGCTGCACCGGATGTCTGGTCTGTGAAGCTACATGCTCGGTTGGAAACGACGGTAAAGCCAGTCAGGTTACCGCAAGAATCAAGGTAAGTCAGAACTTTGCCTACGGCCCCAAAGGGGTACGGGGGGACTGGGTAAACGGCCCCGGAGAGATGGGTAATTTTACCCTTGTTGCCGATACCTGCAGGCAGTGCGAACAGCCCGCCTGTGCGCTGGCATGTCCGGAGAACGCGATCTTCGAACACGAAGGAACCGGGGCCCGGGAGGTTGACCCGGAAAAATGCGTCGGCTGCGGAACCTGCGTTCGAGCCTGTCCCTGGGGCATTCCTACCCTTGATCCGGAAACCAATGTTTCCACCAAGTGTATCCTTTGCCACGGCTATACAGCCTGCGTTAAGGACTGTCCCACCGGTGCACTGCAGTATGTGTCCTGGGAAGACGCGATTCAGAAGTACAAAGAGCATTTTCAGGTATAA